A genomic stretch from Tenrec ecaudatus isolate mTenEca1 chromosome X, mTenEca1.hap1, whole genome shotgun sequence includes:
- the LOC142433164 gene encoding melanoma antigen preferentially expressed in tumors-like: MTPPSLLDLAIQSVLQDEASTIDALEWLPVDIFRPLFTAAFQGGHRETVKAMVFSWPFTYLRLGMLMEDCESLYDMLEAALDGLEMLLAHKVRPKRCKLNQLDLRLNSGTKIWNTWLATQSDGSPTSLEEPAATQPSTQTPKEGRSRSQEKHQLLPPVKVLLDLCFQGENTDEFLTLLSKIIKQGKALPPLYCRKVEFVGDMPKFSVVEEILEMVRLDSVWDVEVRGPWDLHDLNWFAPYLARMVHLHTVSFSGISLDCLGLCMQEGVEKLLAEFTSTFLHLHQVEHLILDGVFLHGHLPQLFKCLKTPLKYLTIKQCMLMDSDLTYLSCSPCTSQLQSLDLSGVFGEDISFAFLPGLIGRLSATLTNLALDSCGIKDPELMALKPALGQCTQLKSLALCGNPVSGDVLLSLMHHTIPRCQFSFLELPVPPHCYVEPQDTLHEGTLEQVMQDLTLTLPMSRPHSIRLLSSHSRNGSDAIIIDFKP; this comes from the coding sequence ATGACCCCTCCCAGTCTCCTGGACCTTGCCATCCAGAGTGTGCTCCAGGATGAAGCCTCAACCATTGATGCTCTGGAGTGGCTGCCTGTAGATATCTTCCGTCCCTTGTTCACAGCAGCCTTTCAGGGTGGGCACAGAGAGACAGTGAAGGCCATGGTGTTTTCCTGGCCCTTCACCTATCTCCGTCTGGGGATGCTGATGGAGGATTGCGAGTCTCTCTATGACATGTTAGAGGCAGCACTCGATGGTCTTGAGATGCTGCTTGCCCACAAGGTAAGACCCAAGAGATGCAAACTGAATCAACTGGATTTACGGCTGAACAGTGGCACCAAGATCTGGAATACGTGGCTTGCAACCCAATCCGATGGCTCTCCGACCTCATTAGAGGAGCCTGCGGCCACCCAGCCCAGTACTCAGACTCCCAAAGAGGGCAGATCCAGGTCACAGGAGAAGCATCAGCTCCTGCCCCCTGTGAAGGTGCTCCTAGACCTGTGCTTTCAGGGAGAAAACACGGATGAATTCCTCACCCTCCTCAGTAAAATCATCAAGCAGGGAAAGGCTCTGCCTCCCCTGTACTGCAGAAAGGTGGAGTTTGTTGGGGATATGCCCAAATTTTCCGTTGTTGAGGAGATCCTAGAAATGGTGCGGCTGGACTCCGTCTGGGATGTGGAAGTGCGTGGCCCCTGGGACCTGCATGACCTCAACTGGTTTGCTCCGTACCTGGCCCGGATGGTTCACCTGCACACAGTCTCTTTCTCTGGAATCTCCCTGGATTGCTTGGGGTTATGCATGCAGGAAGGGGTGGAGAAGCTCCTTGCCGAATTTACCTCTACCTTCCTCCATCTACATCAGGTAGAGCACCTCATCCTGGatggtgtctttctccatggCCACCTCCCACAGCTGTTCAAATGCTTGAAGACACCCCTGAAGTACCTCACCATCAAACAATGCATGCTGATGGACTCTGACTTGACATACCTGTCCTGCAGTCCTTGCACCAGCCAACTGCAGTCCCTGGATTTGAGTGGTGTCTTCGGTGAAGACATaagttttgccttcctcccaggcCTGATAGGAAGGTTGTCAGCCACGTTGACCAACTTGGCCTTAGATTCTTGTGGCATCAAGGACCCTGAGCTCATGGCGTTGAAGCCTGCTCTGGGTCAGTGCACCCAGCTCAAGTCCTTGGCATTGTGCGGGAACCCAGTCTCCGGGGACGTCCTGTTGTCCCTGATGCATCACACCATACCACGGTGCCAGTTTTCCTTTCTGGAGCTCCCTGTCCCTCCCCATTGCTATGTGGAACCCCAAGATACTCTGCATGAAGGAACTCTTGAACAGGTCATGCaggacctgaccctgaccctgccgATGAGCAGGCCCCACTCCATACGTTTGCTTTCCTCTCATAGTCGGAATGGGTCTGATGCAATCATCATTGATTTCAAGCCATGA